One stretch of Suricata suricatta isolate VVHF042 chromosome 13, meerkat_22Aug2017_6uvM2_HiC, whole genome shotgun sequence DNA includes these proteins:
- the ENTPD8 gene encoding ectonucleoside triphosphate diphosphohydrolase 8 isoform X1: protein MGLTWRQQVLTALLGAAAASGLTTLILILVEATDILLPTDAKFGVVFDAGSSHTSLFVYRWPADKENDTGVVSQALACRAKGPGISSYASNPAQAGESLQACLEEALALIPEAQHQETPMFLGATAGMRLLSQKNSSQARDIFEVVTQVLGKSPLDFWGAELLAGQDEGALGWITINYILGVLIKYSFSGEWIQPPEGTLVGALDMGGASTQITFVPGGPILDKSTQATFRLYGFEHSVYTHSYLCFGRDQMLSRLLAQLVQSSSSPLVRHPCYHSGYRATLSLAELYESPCVHTAAPPGLGWNLTVEGTGNPGACVSAIRGLFNFSSCQGRRHCAFDGVYQPPVRGPFYAFSNFYYTFHFLNLTSKQPLATVNATIWEFCRRPWKQVEASSPGQDRWLRDYCTSGLYMLTLLLEGYGFSEETWPGIEFRKQAGGTDIGWTLGYMLNLTNTIPAEAPTEGRAHSHGIWAAGVAFAVLTLVLTLGAVAGHLLWPQG from the exons atGGGGCTGACCTGGAGGCAGCAGGTCCTGACAGCACTGCTCGGGGCCGCAGCGGCCTCAGGCCTCACCACGCTCATTCTCATCCTGGTGGAGGCCACCGACATCCTCCTGCCCACAGACGCCAAG TTTGGGGTCGTGTTTGACGCGGGGTCCTCCCACACGTCCCTCTTTGTGTATCGGTGGCCAGCAGACAAGGAGAACGACACGGGCGTGGTCAGCCAGGCCCTGGCCTGCCGGGCGAAAG GGCCTGGAATCTCCTCCTATGCCTCCAATCCTGCACAGGCTGGCGAGAGCCTGCaggcctgcctggaggaggcgcTGGCGCTGATCCCAGAGGCACAGCACCAGGAAACGCCCATGTTCCTGGGGGCCACGGCTGGCATGAGGCTTCTCAG CCAGAAGAACAGCTCTCAGGCAAGAGACATCTTTGAGGTGGTCACCCAGGTCCTGGGCAAGTCTCCCCTGGACTTCTGGGGTGCCGAACTCCTGGCCGGGCAGGACGAAGGTGCTTTGGGCTGGATTACCATTAACTACATCCTGGGCGTGCTGATCAAG TACTCCTTCTCTGGAGAGTGGATCCAGCCTCCGGAGGGGACACTGGTGGGGGCCCTGGACATGGGTGGAGCCTCCACCCAGATCACCTTTGTGCCTGGAGGCCCCATACTGGACAAGAGCACCCAGGCCACCTTCCGCCTCTACGGATTTGAGCACAGTGTCTACACCCACAGCTACCTGTGTTTTGGGCGCGACCAGATGCTGAGCAGGCTCCTGGCGCAGCTGGTGCAG AGCAGCTCCAGCCCCCTGGTCCGCCACCCGTGCTACCACAGCGGCTACCGGGCCACACTGTCCCTGGCCGAGCTCTATGAGTCGCCCTGTGTGCACACAGCAGCGCCTCCAGGCTTGGGCTGGAACCTCACCGTGGAAGGGACAGGGAACCCCGGGGCCTGCGTCTCAGCCATCCGGGGCCTCTTCAACTTCTCCAGCTGCCAGGGCCGAAGACACTGTGCCTTCGACGGGGTCTACCAGCCCCCCGTGCGGGGCCCGTTCTAC GCCTTCTCCAACTTCTACTACACCTTCCACTTCCTGAACCTCACCTCCAAGCAGCCACTAGCCACTGTCAACGCCACCATCTGGGAGTTCTGCCGGAGGCCCTGGAAGCAG GTGGAGGCCAGCTCGCCGGGGCAGGACCGCTGGCTCCGTGACTACTGTACCTCAGGCCTGTACATGCTCACGCTGCTGCTTGAGGGCTACGGGTTCAGTGAGGAGACTTGGCCTGGCATCGAGTTCCGCAAGCAG GCCGGCGGCACGGATATCGGCTGGACGCTGGGCTACATGCTCAACCTGACCAATACGATCCCGGCCGAGGCGCCCACCGAGGGGCGGGCACACAGCCACGGCATCTGGGCGGCCGGGGTCGCCTTTGCCGTGCTGACGCTCGTGCTTACTCTGGGGGCTGTGGCGGGCCACCTCCTCTGGCCGCAGGGCTAA
- the ENTPD8 gene encoding ectonucleoside triphosphate diphosphohydrolase 8 isoform X2, which produces MGLTWRQQVLTALLGAAAASGLTTLILILVEATDILLPTDAKFGVVFDAGSSHTSLFVYRWPADKENDTGVVSQALACRAKGPGISSYASNPAQAGESLQACLEEALALIPEAQHQETPMFLGATAGMRLLSQKNSSQARDIFEVVTQVLGKSPLDFWGAELLAGQDEGALGWITINYILGVLIKYSFSGEWIQPPEGTLVGALDMGGASTQITFVPGGPILDKSTQATFRLYGFEHSVYTHSYLCFGRDQMLSRLLAQLVQSSSSPLVRHPCYHSGYRATLSLAELYESPCVHTAAPPGLGWNLTVEGTGNPGACVSAIRGLFNFSSCQGRRHCAFDGVYQPPVRGPFYAFSNFYYTFHFLNLTSKQPLATVNATIWEFCRRPWKQAGGTDIGWTLGYMLNLTNTIPAEAPTEGRAHSHGIWAAGVAFAVLTLVLTLGAVAGHLLWPQG; this is translated from the exons atGGGGCTGACCTGGAGGCAGCAGGTCCTGACAGCACTGCTCGGGGCCGCAGCGGCCTCAGGCCTCACCACGCTCATTCTCATCCTGGTGGAGGCCACCGACATCCTCCTGCCCACAGACGCCAAG TTTGGGGTCGTGTTTGACGCGGGGTCCTCCCACACGTCCCTCTTTGTGTATCGGTGGCCAGCAGACAAGGAGAACGACACGGGCGTGGTCAGCCAGGCCCTGGCCTGCCGGGCGAAAG GGCCTGGAATCTCCTCCTATGCCTCCAATCCTGCACAGGCTGGCGAGAGCCTGCaggcctgcctggaggaggcgcTGGCGCTGATCCCAGAGGCACAGCACCAGGAAACGCCCATGTTCCTGGGGGCCACGGCTGGCATGAGGCTTCTCAG CCAGAAGAACAGCTCTCAGGCAAGAGACATCTTTGAGGTGGTCACCCAGGTCCTGGGCAAGTCTCCCCTGGACTTCTGGGGTGCCGAACTCCTGGCCGGGCAGGACGAAGGTGCTTTGGGCTGGATTACCATTAACTACATCCTGGGCGTGCTGATCAAG TACTCCTTCTCTGGAGAGTGGATCCAGCCTCCGGAGGGGACACTGGTGGGGGCCCTGGACATGGGTGGAGCCTCCACCCAGATCACCTTTGTGCCTGGAGGCCCCATACTGGACAAGAGCACCCAGGCCACCTTCCGCCTCTACGGATTTGAGCACAGTGTCTACACCCACAGCTACCTGTGTTTTGGGCGCGACCAGATGCTGAGCAGGCTCCTGGCGCAGCTGGTGCAG AGCAGCTCCAGCCCCCTGGTCCGCCACCCGTGCTACCACAGCGGCTACCGGGCCACACTGTCCCTGGCCGAGCTCTATGAGTCGCCCTGTGTGCACACAGCAGCGCCTCCAGGCTTGGGCTGGAACCTCACCGTGGAAGGGACAGGGAACCCCGGGGCCTGCGTCTCAGCCATCCGGGGCCTCTTCAACTTCTCCAGCTGCCAGGGCCGAAGACACTGTGCCTTCGACGGGGTCTACCAGCCCCCCGTGCGGGGCCCGTTCTAC GCCTTCTCCAACTTCTACTACACCTTCCACTTCCTGAACCTCACCTCCAAGCAGCCACTAGCCACTGTCAACGCCACCATCTGGGAGTTCTGCCGGAGGCCCTGGAAGCAG GCCGGCGGCACGGATATCGGCTGGACGCTGGGCTACATGCTCAACCTGACCAATACGATCCCGGCCGAGGCGCCCACCGAGGGGCGGGCACACAGCCACGGCATCTGGGCGGCCGGGGTCGCCTTTGCCGTGCTGACGCTCGTGCTTACTCTGGGGGCTGTGGCGGGCCACCTCCTCTGGCCGCAGGGCTAA